The Juglans regia cultivar Chandler chromosome 1, Walnut 2.0, whole genome shotgun sequence nucleotide sequence AATTTTTTGAGTCGGGACAAAATGTTGCCACAATATAACTTCAAGCCTTTTATGAGCATTCAGAAGACATAACATTAATTCAAGAATTAAACGACAGAGTAACAGCTTAATTCTGGGTTAAGATTAATAAGCACTTTCTAGTTCCTAACTAGGTGTATTCTCTTGTATATTTTCGGGGGGACAGATCCTTTGGAACATAAATTTTAGTACggcggcacaagattgggaaataAGCACCCTTGAAGATTTCTATGGCCTCATACATTCTATGAGACAAAACAGGCGGCAAGAGGATGTTATGTGGTGGACTCTAGCAGGTAAAGGTACTTTTTCCGTTCGTTCTTTCTATAAGGCCCTTTCTCAAGAGCCTAATACTCAGTTCCCTTGGAGAAAAAGATCTGGAGACACAAGGCACCTCCTAAAGTTTCTTTCTTCGTATGGACTGCTTCTTTGGGTAAAATACTCACCACTGATAACTTGAGGAAAAGGAGGATTATTATTGcagactggtgttgcatgtgtagagGAGGGGGAGAGTCGGTAGAGCATCTCCTCCTGCATTGTGATACAGCAAGGATGCTTTGGAATGAGGTATTCGCTAGTCTGGATATGGCCTGGGTTATGCCAAAGACCATGGAGGCAGCTATGGCTAGTTGGTCAAACATAAGAGGCAGACAACCAATTATagcaatttggaagatgatccctctttgcattatgtggtgcttatggcaagAGAGGAATGAGAGGACTTTCAAAGACCAGGAAAGATCGTCGGAGGAGcttaaagttttactttttagAACTCTATGTAGTTGGGCTATTGCTGTGGATTTCAATGGCATGgcccttcatgattttcttgccTCTAATGTGCCTACCTAGTTAGGGCATCAGAGTTGTGTACTGGCTTTGCCTTTCTTTGATcaatacaatttatttatttatcaaaaaaaaaaaaattatagaaaaagaaaaaaaaggattaatgCAAGCACTACTTTTTGCCTTGAGCAAGTAGGAATGGGATTCAACATGAGGGAGCAAAAGAATTTGGGAGGGGCAATGCTAACCCTCGTTTTATAGCCTACTATTATCATCTTACCAagagaaacataaaaaattagaaactatTGCTAATTCGCTAAtggataaaataatttgatctAGCCAGATTCTTTAGCATGTCACCATGAGTCCACAAGTCAACAAGAAGTGTTTCCTCACATCTCTCCcacttttccatttctttttttttttattggcactgggtgtccggGAACAGCgtcccattttcttttaattgttataagaacagagagagagagagagaaataaaaagcaCACTGCACACACAATGAAGAGAAATTGACTTCTAGTTTGAGAATGAAAACTAATTCATGCAATTACCTAAAACTAACCTAATCCCCAATTCATGGTTTATTATCAATTCCAAATTAAATAGGTGTGTATCAAAGCTCTATCATTTATTCAATTTAGATTATTACATTCCGAGGAAATTTTGTACCTGAAAACGCCAAGAATAGGAAGTCCCTTCTGCATTGCTGTGCTTCTCCTCATTAGGAGGACTGCTCCAGCACCATCACTCACCTGGCTAGCAtttcctaaaaatatatttgaataaaaatataaattctcaATGCATGAAATTAAATAAGGATTCTGACTGGAAAAAGTATACAAGAAGAGAATTAAAAGGTACCGGCAGTTGTGGTCCCATCCTTTTTGAATGCAGGCTTCAGCTTTGCCAAGTCTGTTGTGTTTGTGTTTGGTCGGATTCCATCATCCACAGAAATTGTAACAGGCTTCTCCCCTCCAGTTTTTGGATCAACAACCTTTGTAGACGGATAATGGGTTATAAACACAGACGGCTAATGGGTTATAAACATTTGAAAACAGAATTACCCATGAGGATGTATGTTTTGCCTTTACCTTGGTATAAACAGGGATAATTTCATCTTTGAATTTACCAGATGCAGATGCAGCCGCGGCACGCCTATGAGATACAACCTATTGACACAAATAAACGAAATTACTACTACTCAGCGCATAGTCTTGTTCTTGCCCTGTCTATCAACCTTGATAGAATTTAGGAACTCACAGCTGCATGGTCTTGCTCTTGCCGAGTCACTCCATATCGCTGTGCAACATTTTCTGAAGTTATACCCATAGGAAGAAGACAATCTCGGGCTTGTGCAAAGATGTCTACCTGTGAAGAAAACACATGAATTTAAAGAAACCATTTATTGggtcaaatatattttcaaaaataaagcCAGAATATACTTTTGGGTTAGCTTTGTGAATCCTGTCAATCTGATCCATTGTCATGGACTCCAATCCGGCCCCAATCCCTGTTTTGAGAACCAAAAAAAGTTAGGGCCAACGATGAAGGTCGCACTATGATAGAAAAACTCGAGTCACTCTTAAGTCTTACCTATGTCATAAAATCCTGCTTTAATAGAAGCAGCTACATCAGCAACTGCCTGGAGGCCAGATGAGCATTGCCTGTTGACAGTTCTGATGGGCACCGTTTCTGGATAAAACAGGTTAAGGTCATAAATCCATATTCGCAAAATAAGCAAAATGTGACCTAAATCGGGGCCTTTGGActtcaaatataaaagaaatcatcCCCTTATGTAGTTCCATATATGAGAACTAATTGTATCGGTAATTCAGAAACTGGTCTCACTATATAATTTTCAGTAAGACATTTTAATTTTGGTGATGTCTCCATAACAAATGGCCAAGTTGTGTGCTCCATTTTCATGACACTGGAGTGTGAACAAGTACATATCCATTTGGTGTcacaatatttacataaaagtAACAAATGGggaaactaaaaagaaaacttaCCCTGGAAAACCAGCATAGAATGCTGCCATCCTGCATTCAGTTGCTCTTTGTGAGCCAGGTGCCAAAACTGTGCCGACAACTATATCTCCCACTTCACTTGGGTTCAACTTTGTGTTATCTATCAATGCCTAGATAACATGTTAAGGTTTAAATATGCGTTCCTTCTAAATAACAAAAACTCTTAGTGTGACATTAACCCAAATTTAAACAACGCATTATGCCCAAGCAAAATGTTCTTCAGTCCTTGTCAAAACCTTAAACAAACTAATTTCCAGGGCATTTTAGTCAAAGGCATCTAACCTTTAAAACAGGGGCAAGTAGATCATCAGGAAGGGTATCCTTGAAACCTCCACGCCTTGCTTTGCAAATGGCAGTGCGGTATGCCCTATTTAATGACATTATGCAACAAAAAAAGGGACGGACATAGGTAAACAAAAttatagattataaaataatatccaaaTTTACCCATCGAAGTAACTTACGCCACAATCACGACATCATCTCCAAAAGCAGCTGTTCGATGATATGCAGCACTGTCCCCAGCCGCACAAATTGAAGccttaaagaaaagaaaaatcaaaggaagAGGGGATAAAGAGTGCTAAATCATTGATTGGAATTTGGCCATATATCCATAGCTAGAAAAAAGCTAAAAGGAGTTGGTATTTGGCAACCCAGTGAGTACAAAAAAGTACAAGAAATTGTGAATTGTTTCCACATTCAATGACAATATTGCATGTCACTAATTACATCATCAGATATACATAAATTCTTGAATGGAAAGAATAAgatgcatgtatgcatgcatgtatctaTGTATATTCATTGTCAGATCATTAATCAAAAGTTGATAACAGCGTACAATTAAATAAGCAGTAGAAACAAATTGACCAAAATACATACAGAAACATTagaaacaaaaccaaacacaaaaaattccaaagaatcggtttaaaaataaataaatctaccAGAAGGTGAATCTGGGAACTCGCAGAGGGATAGATCTCCCCCACTGTGAAGCAGGGGGGGTGAGATTTCACCTTGCGCAAGGCCGTTGTGTGGGCCACGGTGGTGGGGGAGATCCCCCATGTGGCATGAGTCTTGAAGAAGATCTACCTCAACAGTGGTACGCAGAGGAGAATATCCCACTGTCacgtgagtttttttttttaaatttcctgaGTTGCCCACACTTCTAAACTGATGCTTCTGGAACGAAAAACCTTGATCACACTAGTATTTGCAGATCCATTAAAGGAATATAAACTTGCTTATTTTAGAGTTAGAGCTGCTTTTGACATATATGCATTGGAAGATAGTTATTACATTTCCAAACAAGAGAATCCAAGCATATTGGGAAAGCAAAGAATTTTAAGAACAactattttttctgtttttcagtttttaaagaTAGAGACTTTTTAGCCTTATACTCTATTTTAGTTTCTCTACCATCTATTCCTTTTACAAGGATATCACTTGTTATAAGCATCCATGTTTCTTGTGGCATGGCATTCCATCGACAACTACACTGTAGCTCCCATATCTATTAGCCCACTTTAAGCTATAATATTCAATTCCACTTTACAAATGTGGTACTTTCCATCACCCTTGGAGTATCTCTTCTTAAAGAAGAAATTCAAAGGTTGATGGGCAATGCTACCTCATCATAGTGGGATAAGAGTGAGATATTAGATAATGGTGTGGTGTGTAGAATTTCCCATAATGTATATATCCaagaaacttaaaaattttcacTGACAGACATATATCGTTTGTTTCCTTGATtaggagaaaaaatatcatttcttcaaTTTCTGTTTGTAGATGATAGATTTGTGCTGTTTTCACtacatttttcttctctttaacATATCTAGTTTAGATCAATATGAGAATTTGTACTATTTTCATGGTCATTGGTTATTGGTAAGTAATGCTTCCTTCTTCGAACTCTCATTGAGGTGTcctagaaatatgaaaaaatattgataatttttttcctttttttttttctcaggaTGAGGAAAATTGGTAGTTCATCTTAAGaattccttttttctttatttatgagTATTCTAAGGCAGCTAAGGATCGATTTTAAACACCAAAAGTGATGATTGGAGGATCTTAGGTGGCATAATTAGTCTGAAATTGTTGGAAGTAGCATGGATAAGATAGAACATAATAATCAATAATGTATTAGTTTTTGTACAAGATATTATACCAGAGAATATACagatgcattatatatatataaagtcttgAGTCTTGTTTTCAAGTAGTATTAGTGCACGTATAAATAGTATCAGTGGTACTGCTTGTTCTTGGTTCAGAAATTtagacaaacaaaaaaataaaatcaaaattatgtcGAGTCTTAGAGTCAACAGAAACAACAGTagacaacatatatattataatattaggcTATTAAGTTTCAATAGCTTAAAagggaaacaaaagaaaaaccagaaaaattAGTTCATAACATTGAGAATACTGATCTAAATTGTATAGATTAGTCCCTGCAACCAGGGGCGGAACCAAAAATTGAATATAGAGCGGCAAaactataaaaacatttttttgagGGCCAAAGTCCCCCAAGCTTATGCTTGATTCCGCCCCAGAAAACACATGCTAAACGACCCTCGGCATCTGACTACATCACTCTCTCCTACCAATACAAATTCAATAGCAATTGACATCAGCAAACCAAGTAAATGGAAGTGTTTCGAAGAAATAAACTTACAGAGAGAGCAGCAGATTCATGGGTTTGAAGAggatgagaagaaaaggaagtggGTTGTAGATGTTGAAGCAGAACTCTCTGTCTGTTAAGCGctttctccatttttctctCACCCTCTAAAACGTCTGGTTCTCTTGAGTCCTAGTATGTCGAGGAAAGAAGCAGAggaaagtgtatatatatttcttccaaTGGAGAGAGAAGTTTGGTTGTTGACTGAAGCAATCACATTAAACAAAGACCAATAGATCGATCCGATCCGTGGACATGAAAAAGGCGTCTTCTTGGCACTGTGAAACAAAGCAGGAAAGATACAGAGATGAAGTGATCCAATTACACGTGTGAAACACATTGATTGTTTTCTCGGAAAGTTCGACAAAGAACGCCACACGCACGTTTTCCACGAGGAATCAACCAAGAATTTTCCGGACAGCTGCTCGATAATTGCTAACTGGTCGGAGAGATAAACCGAAcactgataaaaataaaaataatattatatttagaattttgctattcaaaaatttcacatacacatattatatattattagttatatatcaTCTGAGATATTCTTAATACGTAAACATaactttaatcatttaatttctcATCAACCCAAGATGACGATCGATGGtttcaaacatttaaatactttataaaagGATATGCTTTTGACATacagaatatttaaatatgcacAAATGGTTGTTGAAGGTGTGAAAAATGCTTTCCGAGTCTTTTTGACTCTGAGTAGCTACTTGACAAGAACAGGGTCAGTGGCATTGATATTCAAACGGTGGACCCAATATTTCCGagtcttttttttcaattcaagaTAAGCCCTAGCAGTTCCATAATTGCAGAGGACTAATATAGGATTTTGCCTACAATATTTCTTAACCTATTATAGGCCAACCAACcattgcttatttattatttatttttgctaaACAACCCACCTAAGACCTTTGTTATTTAGAATAATAAGGAacattcttattattttatttcttatcaaTACATTATGTAATTTGTatatttggataaaatttattagaacCTAAAAGtaagaaaccaaaaaagaaaagaaagcaaactctttttcaaaacctaaAAGTTGGTAATGGTCATGGGCCCATCTGTTCCAAGCAGTACTGGTAGGACCAGGTCGAAAATAAAAGTTAGTAGTAGTCCGATTTGGCAAGCAGGGACCACTCAGCTATGGCCACGAGAGTGGTTGTGTCATCCCTGGAATGAACTTACAACCCAACCCAACGGAGTTGCATGCCACCTACCCGAGTTTCttaatattttgagtttttttctttttttaataaaaacattagaTTTTCCAGACTAAAATTTGGTATTCCTGTACTTAAGGAATAGGTATTCCAAAACCTAGCCAAACTCTGGACTAGTCTcaaatatattctataaaaataattattccatTCTATCAATCTATTCTGTGAATGTCTTATATGTTTTcgcatatgagatgagttgatattaaagttaaaagttgaataaaatattattagaattgtaataattaaattaaataagatgaattgagaggagcTGTAAACACAAACGAGACTTAATAACCAGTCCTCTCCAAATTACTACACTTCttctcatgtattttttaaacgaagaaaaatctactcaatttataatttactattatccttaaaataaCATGGACAGCTGAGTTTAGGCCTACTACACAacaggggaaaaaaaatgtgaaaactgTGATCCCCATTTCAGTGCCACTGTTTATCAAGGTTGTCCTGCGCATATTCTGGCAGCATTTAGGAGGAATATGAAGTATCATCTACTGAACAAGATAAAGCTCCTGAGAAAACTTGTAAATTAGTCTTGAAGTTGTACTCCACTTTCTACTTTGGTAAGTGCAAGTTTATCAGCATTATTATTATCAGCATCAAGTTAAGTATGAAATAGAGGATGAGGATCAGATAAAAGGAACataacatttcaaatttaactATGCGATCCAAACAACAACTGGAAAAGAAAGGAACATAACATTTAGGCCTCAACTGTTTTACATCACAAAGCACAACTCCATGCCTTTAGTGTACATATATACAAATGAACTCAGGTTTTTGGAGAAAAAAGGGGTGAGAGTAAACTAAGCAGAGAACAGTATGATGCTCTCTTTATCATTTACCATCCGTAGTGTTTTGTTGcgaaagaataaaagaatgaaGATGATTTTATCAACAAACCAAGAAGAACCAATAGGTCACTGAATTGTACTCATGCTCATCCTCGATGCTTTGATCTTCTCTTACCCCAAGGGCTTATCTTGTGGACACTAGACAATCCTGGTACCGAAGAACAGAGTAGGTACATAACATATATGCTGCTATTGAGATCATGATAAAATGTTGGCCTTTTTGCGCCTGGTCACCGGATTATTAGATCCCTTTGAATGAAGTGCATTAGACATAGATCGCAATCGGTTGGTTATGTTGGTAAATGATGGCCGGGTTTCAGGATCTGGGGACCAACACTCTTCCATCAGCTTCCTCCACTCAGGATAACATCGTTCAGGAATAGGAGGCCGCAGAGTATTCTTCACAATTCCCCCTAAAGAGATGATGAAAATTCTTTAATAATGATTGCATCATGAGGAAAGAATACAAGGAAGTGGGAAGctggttttgttttactttttcttgaggAATACaggtaaataatattattatttacattttttagtttttcatgaTTTGGATAATATTACAGGTCTCCTATGCTATATAGATTTTTACAACATTGGTTTCTCAATAtatttcctaaaataaaaaaaataaaaataaataaaaataaaaaaagacaaatataTGGACATCCAAGTAAATATCAGAGCTCTTTCACCCATAAAGCCACGTATGGTAACGTTTCCGGTTTAGAGTTCACAGGTTCAACTCAGATCtgagtttttttccttctctcacTTGTTTTGAGCTCCAGATCATACCAAATTATTAGTCCACATTTGAACCTTaatccaaccaattttttagccttttttttaCCTCCACTCCCTATCCCAGCCAACCCTAATCCCCACTCAATACCCGCTGCTAAAAAACTCCCGCAGTCTCTAATTCTGGTTGCAGCCTCTTAAAAAAGCTTCAAGATTCAAACAttgttaacatattttaaaaacaaaccctATATATCTTGCCCATCCTTCAGGGACTCGAGCTATAATATTCTCCCACAGGACCTACTTCATTAATTGTAAACAAAGATTATTGGGCTGCTCTCTGTAATtccccatatgataagaataagattGGGTGGTGTATGaaatcccacattgtttggaaaaatgaagttattgctctttataagattctcAAACAATGTAAGATCTCATATACCATCTacctttatccttatcatatgtggtatcacaatctaccccttAAATTCTTGACGTCCTCTTCGGGTCAGTCCATCGTAAatgcatggctcaagtcccacatttctagttgggatagactctgatgtaacaccccaatggaaggtccaaaccatGACTTATACTCCAagaggactagtcaatgatacaattagaagAACCCCATTGTAACATTTTAaatagcaagaacttctcattttcaagcaaTGTGTGGTCTCATACACCACTAActcttatctttatcatatgggatatcacactCTCCATGTCAATTTGGTACCAAAGGTTTCTTGCGGTACACCATTGTGCTAGACCACACAACTAAACAGCATATTTAAACCTCACTCCACTGTGGCCTAACACCAAAAAACCAGCCACTACCACCACAATACATCAGCCTCAACTTTGAGTTCAACTCTTGAAACATTCAAAAACATTGgctatatttatattgaaagtaaataaaaagaatttattttcccTCTTAATGTGATTTTGTTATGACCCTAAAGGTTaaaggtttaaccaaattaatataCAATACTCATTgggcttttggatcaatggttgagtctttaacaattggtatcagagcagagacCACGTCACGGGTTCAAGTCAAGGAGGGGCCGACCTATATGCTAGATTAAAGTGCCTTAGTATTATGTATGTGCATGGTGTTAAGTCATTAAATTCTGATAAATTAGTAAAGCCGCTAAAAGAAAAAGGGCTAACACCGAGTTAAGGTCGATAGAGTGGACTGCCATGAACGTCGGATTTGGAAGTGTGATGGAATGTTATGATCTTGAAGGTTAAAGGTTTTACCAAATTAATATCCAACAGTCCTAGAGCTTTTAGATCAATGATTGGATCTTTAACAGATTTCCAAAACGCCAAATCTCAAACATGGTCCTCTATTCTCTTACATCTCTACATTTCTATATTAAACAAAATACCCTTTCGACAAATGTGGAGGACTAAACTCATTCATTTTCCCTCACTTTACCATCCACCCCTGTTAATAAACATAAAGCCTATAGATCAGGATAACCAAGGCTGCAGCTTACCAGGGATCTTGCTATCTTTAACTACTtaacatcctctctctctctctctctctcttccccctcccccctccccccaagcCCCACATCCCACTTCCCCCTCCACCAATCCCCTATTCATTCTGCTTCAATTTGAACTTCTAAATTGCTAAATATGTCCTACTTTTTGCATCTCAatctgtgataccccatatgatatggataagggtaggtggtgtatgggatcccacattgcttgggaaggagaagttcttgctctttataaggttctagtggggctccaattgtatcattgactagtccttttggagtataggtcatgtagtttaggccttctattggggcgttacaaatggtatcagagccaggttccaACCTgtaatgtgggacttgagtcgtgccacctgcaatggacaggcccgacgaggacgtcgggaatttaaggggggtagattgtgataccccatatgatatggataagggtaggtggtgtatgggatcccacattgcttgggaaggagaacttcttgctctttataaggttctagtggggctccaattgtatcattgactagtccttttggagtataggccatgtggtttgggccttctattagGACGTTACACAATCttcattaaaattttgaactttttattgGCGCACCTTTTCAATGATATCTTCCAGTGCAACCTCCTTCCTTCTCCCTTATCATCATTTCAAGTTGGATACCGTAAAGACATGCATCAGTATGGATGCACGTTGAATGTCCCACATTTTTGTAAACGAGTTTTCAATTCCATTTTTTATTCTAGCAGTTTATTGAGCATTGCATTGTCCATTTATTTGTTACCAGTTACACCAACTGAAGTGATTCCCAAATCAAAAGAAATGGATTTGTTCCATTTTTCTATAATCATGTCAGAGATTTTGCTAAAGACTGACTCCATGCTACTGgttcaaagaaattaaaaagaactaTTTCGTTGCTCTTTGAAACACCATA carries:
- the LOC109006047 gene encoding 3-ketoacyl-CoA thiolase 2, peroxisomal-like, coding for MEKALNRQRVLLQHLQPTSFSSHPLQTHESAALSASICAAGDSAAYHRTAAFGDDVVIVAAYRTAICKARRGGFKDTLPDDLLAPVLKALIDNTKLNPSEVGDIVVGTVLAPGSQRATECRMAAFYAGFPETVPIRTVNRQCSSGLQAVADVAASIKAGFYDIGIGAGLESMTMDQIDRIHKANPKVDIFAQARDCLLPMGITSENVAQRYGVTRQEQDHAAVVSHRRAAAASASGKFKDEIIPVYTKVVDPKTGGEKPVTISVDDGIRPNTNTTDLAKLKPAFKKDGTTTAGNASQVSDGAGAVLLMRRSTAMQKGLPILGVFRSFAAVGVDPAVMGVGPAAAIPVAVKSAGLELDDVDLFEINEAFASQYVYCSKKLGLDPEKVNVNGGAIALGHPLGATGARCVGTLLHEMKRRGRDCRFGVISMCIGSGMGAAAVFERGDCVDELCNARAAKIDNL